Proteins found in one Sporosarcina jeotgali genomic segment:
- a CDS encoding transglycosylase domain-containing protein, whose protein sequence is MRRTDYVKKNKRRARFRFAGLLAITAATALFTVLVCLRVYAQIAGPPSLSVPEASVFMDRNDRQIGDRFSGERRYWVDIDKMSPSLIDAFVAVEDRNFYKHNGFDYKRIGGAVLKDVKARRKVEGASTITQQYARNLYLSNEKSWTRKANEALYAYRMEIFYDKEKILEGYLNTVYFGHGMYGVEAASRYFFGKPVGELTLEEAATIAAIPKGPSIYSPAANMEKSTYRKKIVLRLMEEQGFISSEQKERAAEQTIALKTEDWSSTKDVAPYFLNEVWQEAEKILTDKGRYPAEGGWTIKTTLDLKHQKTAEDVIADRMPKNELQLGFVAMKPETGEVTAMVGGRSYAGSPFNRVTQAKRQPGSAMKPILYAAALEDGFNPLTYISTEQTIFTYDDGRSSYEPSNVNGKFGDHPISLAQAVAVSDNIYAVKTLEEVGYKKYNAMAEKLGINVKFPESPAVALGTSSVTLFEMTSAYNRIASGGKKIEPVMILSIEDSRGKLVYEHPEQTKKRAMTEQNASVLTHLLTGMFDPVFNDYLTSTGISMRAKQSRPYAAKSGTTISDQYLIGYSPTLTAGIWTGYDVGKQLENAIDKSVSKQIWIEFMEGAHEGLSPEPFLPPKGVKGVTVDIETGGLAVEGCSKQRLVYLKEKDVPKQLCTDKTLRESRLKGSKKEKEFELFPFSFFE, encoded by the coding sequence ATGCGGCGAACGGACTATGTAAAGAAGAATAAACGCAGAGCACGGTTCCGGTTCGCCGGGCTGCTTGCGATTACTGCGGCCACTGCGCTGTTTACAGTGCTTGTCTGTCTAAGAGTGTATGCACAAATCGCGGGTCCTCCTTCGTTGAGCGTCCCTGAAGCATCCGTTTTTATGGACCGGAATGATCGGCAAATCGGTGATCGTTTTTCAGGCGAGCGGCGTTATTGGGTCGATATTGACAAAATGTCCCCTTCTTTGATCGATGCGTTTGTCGCTGTTGAGGATCGAAACTTTTACAAGCATAACGGATTTGACTACAAACGGATTGGCGGCGCTGTGCTGAAAGACGTGAAGGCACGTCGAAAAGTGGAAGGTGCGAGTACAATTACGCAGCAATACGCACGGAATTTGTATTTATCCAACGAAAAGTCTTGGACCCGCAAGGCCAACGAAGCGCTTTACGCCTACCGGATGGAGATATTTTACGATAAAGAAAAAATCTTAGAAGGCTATTTGAATACTGTCTATTTTGGACATGGAATGTATGGCGTGGAAGCGGCGAGCCGGTATTTCTTCGGAAAGCCGGTGGGCGAACTGACACTAGAAGAGGCGGCTACGATCGCTGCGATTCCAAAAGGCCCTTCGATTTATTCCCCTGCTGCCAATATGGAGAAATCAACGTATCGGAAAAAAATCGTGCTGCGGCTGATGGAAGAACAAGGTTTCATATCCTCCGAGCAGAAAGAACGTGCGGCTGAGCAGACGATCGCATTGAAAACTGAGGATTGGTCCAGCACTAAAGATGTCGCTCCCTATTTTTTAAATGAGGTGTGGCAGGAGGCTGAAAAGATTTTGACGGATAAAGGCCGATACCCTGCTGAAGGCGGCTGGACCATTAAGACGACGCTCGACTTGAAGCACCAAAAGACGGCAGAAGATGTGATTGCGGACCGGATGCCGAAAAATGAACTGCAGCTTGGGTTCGTTGCGATGAAACCTGAGACCGGTGAAGTGACGGCAATGGTCGGCGGGCGCAGTTATGCAGGCAGTCCGTTCAACCGGGTGACCCAGGCAAAACGTCAGCCTGGTTCTGCGATGAAACCCATTTTGTATGCAGCGGCGTTAGAGGACGGGTTTAATCCACTCACTTATATTTCGACGGAGCAGACGATTTTCACGTACGACGATGGTCGTTCTTCGTATGAACCGAGTAATGTGAATGGGAAATTCGGGGACCACCCAATTTCACTTGCGCAGGCAGTTGCCGTGTCGGATAACATTTACGCGGTGAAAACGCTGGAGGAGGTTGGCTATAAAAAGTATAATGCGATGGCCGAAAAGTTGGGGATCAACGTGAAATTCCCAGAGTCTCCAGCGGTTGCACTTGGGACGTCTTCCGTGACACTCTTTGAAATGACGAGTGCGTATAATCGGATTGCGTCCGGCGGGAAGAAAATTGAACCTGTGATGATTTTATCCATTGAGGATTCTCGAGGAAAGCTTGTGTATGAGCATCCCGAGCAAACCAAGAAACGCGCAATGACGGAGCAGAATGCTTCTGTGTTAACGCATTTATTGACTGGCATGTTTGACCCTGTATTCAATGATTATTTAACTTCGACAGGCATTTCGATGCGCGCGAAACAGTCGCGTCCATATGCAGCGAAGTCCGGAACGACGATTTCCGATCAATATTTGATTGGCTACTCCCCGACGCTGACTGCGGGTATTTGGACAGGCTATGACGTCGGGAAACAGCTGGAAAATGCAATCGATAAATCGGTGTCGAAGCAAATTTGGATTGAATTCATGGAAGGAGCGCATGAAGGGTTGAGTCCTGAGCCGTTCCTGCCGCCAAAGGGCGTGAAAGGCGTAACGGTGGATATCGAGACGGGCGGATTAGCAGTTGAAGGCTGCAGCAAGCAGCGGCTTGTATATCTGAAAGAGAAGGACGTTCCGAAGCAGCTGTGCACGGATAAGACGCTGCGCGAGTCGCGATTGAAAGGTTCGAAGAAGGAAAAGGAGTTCGAGTTGTTCCCATTTTCGTTTTTTGAGTGA
- a CDS encoding DUF1934 domain-containing protein, translated as MGTQNSAMPVTIKLKSAIQHPGQETDKYELEVEGTIIEKSGNRYLRYEEEQNREIIKTMIKLDPEDALVMRTGAIRMRLPFELHGKRVGTYANGPLAMDLLVVTKALSIKNEQTTGEFHVHYDMHSEQSLLGTYQLTIHYAEGNL; from the coding sequence ATGGGAACGCAAAACTCGGCGATGCCGGTAACGATTAAGCTAAAGTCGGCAATCCAACATCCCGGACAGGAAACCGATAAATACGAGCTCGAAGTAGAAGGAACCATCATTGAAAAATCAGGCAATCGTTATTTGCGCTATGAAGAAGAGCAAAACCGTGAAATCATAAAAACGATGATCAAGCTTGACCCGGAAGATGCGCTTGTCATGCGGACGGGCGCCATAAGAATGCGGCTGCCGTTTGAATTGCACGGCAAACGTGTCGGGACATACGCTAACGGACCACTCGCGATGGACCTGCTCGTCGTAACAAAAGCACTTTCCATTAAAAATGAACAAACAACAGGAGAATTCCATGTGCATTACGACATGCACTCCGAACAATCCTTGCTTGGCACGTACCAACTAACTATTCACTATGCGGAGGGAAACTTATGA
- the argS gene encoding arginine--tRNA ligase, whose amino-acid sequence MNAVEQIQHEVKTALHNAVLATGLVEETDVPAIKLETSRSKENGDYATNIAMQLTKLAKKPPRAIAEAILEKLDKTGTSIESIDIAGPGFMNIVLKKDYLDDVVKTVVEQSAKYGRNDSGKNEKIQVEFVSANPTGDLHLGHARGASLGDSLCNILDFAGYDVSREYYINDAGKQVENLAYSVEARYFGELGLEKEMPEDGYQGPDIIEIAKQLVEEYGDKFVHVSDEERYAFFREYGLKIELGKLQQDLADFRVPFDVWFSETSLYKDGKIDVALNKLRENGHVFEEEGATWFRSTEFGDDKDRVLIKNDGSYTYLMPDIAYHEDKLNRGFDKLINIWGADHHGYIPRMKAAIQALGYDRDTLEVEVAQMVQLYKDGEKFKMSKRTGKAVTLRELVELVGLDATRYFFAMRSGDAQMDFDLDLAVSKSNENPVYYAQYAYARISSILRAAEEKGVSASVANVSLLKAEKEIDLIKKIGDFPQLVSDAARLRAPHRITTYIQELASTFHSFYNAEKVLDDDNRELSEARLALITAARTTIANALKLVGVAALERM is encoded by the coding sequence ATGAATGCAGTAGAACAGATTCAGCACGAAGTTAAAACCGCGTTGCACAACGCAGTTCTAGCAACAGGCTTAGTAGAAGAGACAGACGTACCGGCCATTAAGCTGGAAACCTCGAGAAGTAAAGAAAACGGCGATTACGCAACGAACATTGCCATGCAGCTTACGAAATTAGCGAAAAAGCCTCCGCGTGCGATTGCAGAAGCAATTCTTGAAAAGTTGGATAAAACCGGAACATCTATCGAATCGATCGACATTGCAGGACCAGGATTCATGAACATCGTCTTGAAAAAGGATTACTTGGATGACGTGGTGAAAACAGTAGTCGAGCAATCGGCGAAATACGGCCGCAATGATTCAGGTAAAAACGAGAAAATCCAAGTCGAGTTTGTATCAGCAAACCCAACAGGAGATTTGCACTTAGGACATGCTCGCGGTGCATCACTCGGCGATTCCCTGTGCAACATCCTCGACTTTGCCGGTTACGACGTATCCCGCGAATACTACATTAACGATGCGGGAAAACAAGTGGAAAACTTGGCGTATTCAGTAGAAGCACGTTACTTTGGCGAACTGGGACTTGAAAAGGAAATGCCGGAAGACGGCTATCAAGGTCCTGACATCATTGAAATCGCTAAACAGCTAGTAGAAGAATACGGCGACAAATTCGTGCACGTGTCTGATGAAGAGCGTTACGCATTTTTCCGCGAATATGGCTTGAAAATCGAGCTTGGCAAACTGCAGCAAGATTTAGCAGACTTCCGTGTGCCATTTGATGTCTGGTTCTCAGAGACTTCATTGTACAAAGACGGCAAAATCGACGTTGCGCTGAACAAGCTTCGCGAAAATGGCCACGTATTTGAAGAAGAAGGCGCGACATGGTTCCGTTCGACTGAATTCGGCGACGACAAAGACCGTGTGCTCATTAAGAACGATGGTTCATACACATATTTAATGCCGGATATCGCGTATCACGAAGACAAATTGAATCGAGGATTTGATAAACTCATCAACATTTGGGGTGCTGATCACCACGGCTACATTCCTCGTATGAAAGCAGCTATCCAAGCGCTTGGCTATGACCGCGACACGCTGGAAGTGGAAGTCGCGCAAATGGTGCAGCTTTATAAAGATGGCGAAAAGTTCAAGATGAGTAAACGTACAGGTAAAGCCGTTACACTTCGCGAACTCGTTGAACTCGTTGGATTAGACGCAACGCGCTACTTCTTTGCAATGCGTTCCGGCGATGCGCAGATGGACTTCGACTTGGACCTGGCTGTTTCGAAATCAAATGAAAACCCGGTGTACTACGCACAATACGCGTACGCTCGAATTTCATCGATTTTACGTGCAGCTGAAGAAAAAGGCGTATCCGCATCTGTTGCGAATGTTTCCTTGCTGAAAGCGGAAAAAGAGATTGATTTGATCAAAAAAATCGGGGACTTCCCGCAACTCGTCAGTGACGCTGCACGCCTCCGCGCACCGCACCGCATCACGACGTACATTCAGGAACTCGCATCCACATTCCACAGTTTCTACAACGCGGAAAAAGTATTGGATGATGACAACCGCGAGCTATCTGAAGCACGCCTGGCGCTAATCACAGCAGCCCGCACAACGATTGCCAATGCATTGAAACTCGTTGGCGTCGCAGCACTAGAACGTATGTAA
- a CDS encoding ABC transporter substrate-binding protein — protein MKKMWQLWLTAVLAVLLLTACGGADDNKDKGTDNNAATTEQSDKDNGSDSEASEDADAATYPMTLKDATGVEITLEKAPETIISTLPSNTEILFALGLDDEIVAVDDYSDYPEDALEKEKIGDMNLNIEKIISMNPEMVFGHEMSLPGSEAGYQQIRDAGIPVYIVKNAMNFDETYSTIEAIGEATGKSEEAAKVVEDMKAKVEEVVAKTDDIETPKRVIVETSDVPEIYVPGKNTFMQEILDKIGAENVVTEDGWIMISPEEIVKQNPDVMVIMHDYTPDVINSVKKRDGFADITAVKEDQVVQVDSNLTSRTGPRLAEGLEEVAKAVYPEAFK, from the coding sequence ATGAAAAAAATGTGGCAACTGTGGCTGACAGCCGTACTTGCTGTCTTGCTTTTAACCGCTTGTGGCGGAGCAGACGACAACAAAGACAAAGGAACAGATAACAACGCAGCAACAACTGAGCAATCCGACAAAGATAACGGATCCGATTCAGAAGCAAGTGAAGATGCCGACGCCGCAACTTACCCAATGACACTAAAAGATGCAACTGGTGTAGAAATCACACTTGAAAAAGCACCAGAAACCATCATTTCTACACTTCCAAGCAACACGGAAATTCTATTTGCACTCGGACTCGACGACGAAATCGTTGCAGTCGATGACTATTCCGACTACCCGGAAGACGCATTAGAGAAAGAAAAAATAGGTGACATGAACCTCAACATTGAAAAAATCATTTCCATGAATCCCGAAATGGTATTCGGACACGAAATGTCACTTCCTGGTTCTGAAGCGGGCTACCAACAAATCCGTGATGCTGGAATTCCCGTTTACATCGTGAAGAATGCGATGAACTTCGACGAAACGTACAGCACAATCGAAGCAATTGGCGAAGCAACTGGCAAATCAGAAGAAGCGGCAAAAGTCGTGGAAGACATGAAAGCGAAAGTGGAAGAAGTCGTAGCAAAAACTGACGACATCGAAACTCCTAAACGTGTCATCGTAGAAACATCAGACGTACCTGAAATTTACGTGCCTGGTAAAAACACATTCATGCAAGAAATCCTCGACAAGATCGGCGCTGAAAACGTCGTAACCGAAGATGGATGGATCATGATCAGCCCTGAAGAAATCGTAAAACAAAATCCGGACGTCATGGTCATCATGCACGACTACACACCTGACGTGATCAACAGCGTCAAAAAGCGTGACGGCTTCGCTGACATTACAGCTGTCAAAGAAGATCAAGTTGTTCAAGTCGACTCAAACTTAACTAGCCGAACAGGTCCGCGTCTTGCTGAAGGACTTGAAGAAGTCGCAAAAGCAGTCTACCCAGAGGCATTTAAGTGA
- a CDS encoding FecCD family ABC transporter permease: MAYIVSAAVLLTAVGLGVSIGSVHVPISTLWNQGADTTATNILWKIRMPRVILAGLVGASLAIAGAAFQGLLKNPLADPYTLGVSSGASVGAVMTLFFGISIPFLGLYTLPVFSMVGAAITMFVVLGFAKLVDRGLNMETIILTGIIFGSFLGSVLSLMIALTGEELRQIIGWLLGSVSMRGWNYINMILPFTIIGSFLLWMNRRELNAMLFGEDRAKHLGVDVKRRKLVILIGGSILTGAAVSVSGTIGFVGLVVPHMTRLLWGSDHRHLLTLSFMNGATLLIICDLLARTIISPTELPVGVITALIGAPVFAFIFYRQRKGGTA, from the coding sequence ATCGCCTACATCGTTTCAGCTGCCGTTCTTTTAACGGCAGTTGGCCTCGGTGTATCTATCGGATCTGTCCACGTGCCGATCAGCACGTTATGGAACCAAGGAGCAGATACGACGGCGACCAATATTTTATGGAAAATCAGAATGCCGCGCGTTATCCTAGCTGGACTCGTCGGCGCCTCTCTTGCCATTGCTGGTGCTGCATTTCAAGGGTTACTTAAAAACCCGCTTGCAGATCCATACACCCTCGGAGTGTCATCCGGCGCCTCTGTAGGTGCTGTGATGACACTCTTTTTTGGCATTAGCATTCCATTCCTTGGTCTCTACACACTCCCAGTTTTCAGTATGGTGGGAGCCGCCATCACGATGTTTGTCGTCCTCGGCTTCGCCAAACTCGTCGACCGCGGTCTCAACATGGAAACGATCATATTAACTGGAATCATTTTCGGCTCGTTCCTCGGCTCAGTGCTTTCACTGATGATTGCGCTTACAGGTGAAGAACTGCGTCAAATCATCGGCTGGCTTCTCGGAAGCGTCTCAATGCGCGGCTGGAATTACATCAACATGATTCTCCCATTCACCATCATTGGTTCATTTTTATTGTGGATGAACCGCAGAGAACTGAACGCAATGCTATTCGGAGAAGACCGGGCGAAGCACTTAGGCGTCGACGTCAAACGACGCAAGCTCGTCATCTTAATCGGCGGCTCCATCCTGACCGGGGCAGCTGTCTCTGTTTCCGGCACCATCGGTTTCGTCGGACTCGTCGTCCCGCACATGACACGCCTGCTTTGGGGGTCGGATCATCGTCACCTGCTGACGCTGTCGTTCATGAACGGGGCAACGCTGCTCATCATTTGTGACCTTCTTGCACGCACAATTATTTCGCCGACGGAACTGCCTGTAGGCGTCATCACTGCATTAATCGGAGCACCCGTGTTTGCATTCATCTTTTATCGGCAACGGAAAGGAGGGACAGCGTAA
- a CDS encoding adenosylcobinamide amidohydrolase → MLQVTGVTGGYGKEPIVKNVSFNVQPGEILGILGPNGSGKSTLLKMISGILPKQEGSVEIGGKDADRYSPKEFARNVAVLPQMHAHAFSHTVRATVELGRYPYQTGLFSSWTAEDEAAVTHAMERTGVTRYENTLIESLSGGEQQRVFVAQALAQQAPLLLLDEPTNHLDIAYQQQLLDTVRSLAIDEGKTVVSVFHDINLAALYCDRLLLMEKGGIAKIGLPQDVVREPIIHSVYKAAVKTQAHPELPKPQMTLLPSLNNTPTKPFVVDETQFTVTADSVQFHAPQSLKTVSSAVHNPGTGWYTTFVNRHVDAAYDCDDVKKEMEEYLEKGGHHLTDTVGMMTAVQTLHAEIATYADEGLSIIIAVTAGVGNAVDVSKAIEREAHVGTINTWMIVNGRLSDEAFIQAMITATEAKTRALQTENILDPLTRTQATGTSTDSLLVAATQTGPELPYAGPITPLGKLIGTGVYECTIRAIQTYKEAKGWES, encoded by the coding sequence ATGTTACAAGTAACGGGAGTAACAGGCGGATATGGCAAGGAACCGATTGTCAAAAACGTATCGTTCAACGTGCAGCCTGGAGAAATTCTGGGCATTCTCGGTCCGAACGGCAGCGGGAAATCGACGCTTCTGAAAATGATTTCGGGCATTTTACCAAAACAAGAGGGATCGGTTGAAATCGGTGGAAAAGATGCAGACAGGTACTCACCGAAAGAGTTCGCACGCAACGTTGCGGTTCTTCCTCAAATGCACGCACACGCATTTTCACACACGGTCCGTGCAACCGTTGAACTCGGACGCTATCCCTACCAGACGGGACTTTTCTCTTCGTGGACTGCTGAAGATGAGGCAGCCGTAACTCACGCAATGGAACGGACAGGGGTAACGCGCTATGAAAATACGTTGATCGAATCGTTATCAGGCGGAGAACAGCAGCGAGTTTTTGTCGCACAAGCCTTAGCCCAGCAAGCCCCGCTTTTGTTATTGGATGAACCCACAAACCATCTGGACATCGCGTACCAGCAGCAATTGCTCGACACCGTCAGAAGTCTCGCAATAGACGAAGGCAAAACAGTCGTATCCGTTTTCCATGACATAAATTTGGCGGCACTCTATTGCGATCGGTTATTGCTCATGGAAAAAGGGGGAATCGCAAAAATCGGCTTGCCGCAAGACGTTGTACGGGAACCCATTATTCATTCCGTCTACAAAGCAGCAGTCAAAACGCAAGCACATCCGGAATTGCCAAAACCGCAAATGACGCTGCTGCCGTCCCTGAATAACACCCCAACAAAACCTTTCGTTGTGGATGAAACCCAGTTCACCGTTACCGCAGACAGTGTTCAATTTCACGCACCTCAATCACTCAAAACGGTTTCATCTGCCGTCCATAATCCTGGAACTGGCTGGTATACAACGTTCGTCAATCGTCATGTAGACGCAGCTTATGATTGCGACGATGTGAAAAAGGAAATGGAAGAGTACCTTGAAAAGGGAGGTCATCATCTGACCGATACAGTCGGCATGATGACCGCTGTCCAAACGCTGCATGCTGAAATTGCGACGTATGCAGATGAAGGCCTTTCTATCATTATCGCAGTGACGGCGGGGGTAGGGAATGCAGTCGATGTCTCAAAAGCCATTGAAAGAGAAGCGCATGTCGGCACCATTAACACGTGGATGATTGTCAACGGAAGGCTTTCTGATGAAGCATTCATCCAAGCAATGATCACCGCAACGGAAGCGAAAACACGTGCGCTTCAAACGGAAAACATCCTGGATCCGTTAACTAGGACTCAAGCAACAGGCACTTCCACGGATAGTTTACTTGTCGCAGCAACGCAAACAGGTCCAGAACTTCCTTACGCAGGACCCATCACACCGCTCGGAAAATTGATTGGGACAGGCGTTTATGAATGCACGATCCGCGCAATCCAGACATATAAGGAGGCAAAAGGATGGGAGTCTTGA
- the cbiB gene encoding adenosylcobinamide-phosphate synthase CbiB has translation MGVLIGSHLLAVTLGFFLDKLIGDPPHWPHPVRWIGTYISKLTNGLNKGSKRTAKGFILLLLVVLPTFLVAALLSFTAYWWNPAAGVAVETVLIAIGLAQKSLRTAALDVAKPLMAKDMKEARVKLSWIVGRDTDRLDESEITRGVVETVSENISDGVTAPLFFAFILGAPGLWLYKAVNTLDSMVGYKDDRYRQFGTASARADDVLNFIPARITGFFILILSKNEGGIPLRKRLEGWRTDAKKHPSPNSGYLEAATAWQLGVQLGGTNSYKGVASRRPKFGPNLQKLTAIHIDQTLVQLKRAASGVWALGIIIGGIIYAIA, from the coding sequence ATGGGAGTCTTGATAGGTTCCCATCTGCTCGCTGTAACACTCGGGTTTTTCCTAGATAAGCTTATTGGAGATCCGCCCCATTGGCCGCATCCTGTGCGTTGGATTGGTACGTACATTTCTAAACTGACAAACGGCTTGAACAAAGGAAGCAAGCGCACTGCCAAAGGATTCATCTTGCTGCTCTTAGTTGTCCTGCCAACATTCCTAGTAGCGGCGCTATTATCATTCACAGCCTATTGGTGGAATCCGGCAGCTGGAGTTGCAGTCGAAACGGTTCTGATTGCAATCGGACTGGCACAAAAAAGTTTACGCACCGCAGCGCTAGACGTCGCGAAACCGCTCATGGCAAAGGATATGAAAGAAGCGCGTGTGAAACTTTCGTGGATTGTCGGACGTGATACGGACAGGCTGGACGAATCTGAAATCACCCGCGGTGTGGTAGAAACGGTATCGGAAAACATTTCAGACGGCGTCACGGCGCCCCTTTTCTTCGCATTCATTCTCGGGGCTCCGGGGTTGTGGCTGTACAAAGCTGTGAACACATTGGACTCGATGGTCGGCTATAAGGATGACCGGTATCGTCAATTCGGAACGGCCTCCGCACGCGCAGACGACGTACTGAATTTCATTCCAGCGAGAATTACAGGATTCTTTATCCTCATTCTGTCGAAAAATGAAGGAGGCATCCCGCTTCGGAAGCGACTCGAAGGATGGCGGACAGATGCGAAAAAACACCCGAGTCCGAACAGCGGCTACCTGGAAGCGGCTACCGCCTGGCAGCTTGGCGTCCAGCTTGGCGGAACAAATAGTTATAAAGGTGTCGCATCCCGCCGACCAAAGTTTGGTCCGAACTTACAAAAACTCACTGCCATTCATATCGATCAAACACTCGTCCAATTGAAACGCGCTGCCTCAGGCGTTTGGGCGCTCGGCATCATCATCGGAGGGATCATCTATGCCATTGCCTGA
- the cobD gene encoding threonine-phosphate decarboxylase CobD: MPLPDHGANPHKLYETLNLKRPPKILDFSENCNPIGPPVAIQTSWIELLPAIARYPDPTGEPFRSAVAAFHRIEAAQLILGNGAAEILSLIANQYRGKRAILVHPTFSEYEATLTAAGAHFTHVQAREENGFALPVDELKSTMETADVLYICTPNNPTGVLPGRSELVSLIQHAATVSCDVVLDEAFIDWVDETLSFIPEIEHYPNVIVVRSMTKLYAIPGIRLGYAVAHPDRIDSLKQSAPHWNINAIAAQLGAICLQQADYREHSIQQAVEERLKMTGFLTAHGCKVIDSVANFILFQPPVDRAASDIFIQLLNQGIVVRHTENFKGLDGQWLRIGMKSAAEMDLLRNALAPLLDKTCGTLTFISGGVRSGKSACAEQLVRKEAKQTGGRLVYIASGTSTDDEMAARIARHQSDRANDGWMTIEQPTHLEDVLLHLLPGDHVLWDCVTTWLGNEAFEGWESGTPCILQKDCIEQKVNTLLKTIEQIQQRSNQFVIVSNEVFDEPLKTEEITRTYTQVLGNIHQAIVALADTAIEMDSGLPIVHKQGGMHG; encoded by the coding sequence ATGCCATTGCCTGACCATGGTGCGAACCCGCACAAATTATACGAAACATTGAACCTCAAGCGACCGCCAAAGATCCTCGATTTCAGCGAGAATTGTAATCCGATAGGTCCGCCTGTAGCGATTCAAACTAGCTGGATCGAACTTCTGCCGGCCATTGCCCGTTATCCAGATCCGACCGGTGAACCGTTCCGCTCAGCGGTCGCAGCGTTTCATAGAATCGAAGCTGCTCAACTCATTCTCGGCAATGGAGCAGCAGAAATTCTATCGCTCATTGCCAATCAATATCGGGGGAAACGAGCAATTCTCGTTCACCCGACGTTCTCGGAATACGAAGCGACGTTAACCGCTGCGGGGGCACACTTCACTCATGTCCAAGCACGCGAAGAAAACGGATTCGCACTGCCAGTCGACGAACTCAAAAGCACAATGGAAACAGCGGACGTCCTATACATATGTACACCCAACAATCCGACCGGTGTATTGCCGGGCCGATCTGAATTAGTCTCTCTTATTCAGCATGCAGCAACGGTTTCCTGCGATGTTGTTCTGGACGAAGCATTCATTGATTGGGTCGATGAAACCTTGTCGTTCATTCCGGAAATCGAGCACTATCCGAATGTGATTGTCGTCCGTTCGATGACGAAATTATACGCGATTCCAGGAATCCGCCTTGGATATGCGGTTGCACATCCTGATCGAATTGACTCGCTCAAGCAAAGTGCCCCCCATTGGAACATCAACGCGATTGCAGCGCAGCTCGGCGCGATTTGCTTGCAGCAAGCGGACTACCGCGAGCATTCCATTCAACAAGCAGTTGAAGAACGACTTAAAATGACCGGCTTTTTAACCGCACATGGCTGCAAAGTAATCGACTCTGTTGCGAACTTCATTCTATTCCAGCCGCCTGTAGATCGTGCTGCAAGTGACATATTCATTCAACTTCTTAACCAAGGAATCGTCGTTCGTCATACCGAGAACTTCAAAGGGCTCGACGGTCAATGGCTCCGAATCGGCATGAAATCTGCCGCTGAAATGGATCTCTTACGGAATGCATTAGCTCCTCTTTTGGATAAAACCTGCGGCACATTGACATTCATAAGCGGTGGGGTGCGAAGCGGTAAAAGTGCCTGCGCAGAACAACTTGTCCGAAAAGAAGCAAAACAGACTGGCGGCCGTCTCGTTTACATCGCTTCCGGTACCTCAACTGACGACGAAATGGCAGCAAGGATTGCGCGCCATCAATCAGATCGGGCGAACGACGGCTGGATGACGATTGAACAGCCAACTCATTTGGAGGATGTGCTGCTGCACTTGCTGCCAGGCGACCATGTCCTTTGGGACTGCGTCACGACATGGCTTGGAAACGAAGCATTTGAAGGCTGGGAGTCAGGGACACCTTGTATTTTGCAGAAGGACTGCATCGAGCAAAAGGTGAATACATTGCTGAAGACAATCGAGCAGATTCAACAACGTTCGAATCAATTCGTCATTGTTTCAAACGAAGTGTTTGATGAACCATTGAAAACGGAAGAAATCACACGTACGTACACACAGGTACTCGGAAACATCCATCAAGCAATTGTTGCGCTAGCGGATACTGCGATTGAAATGGACAGCGGATTGCCGATTGTCCATAAACAAGGAGGGATGCACGGATGA